In a genomic window of Saccharothrix sp. HUAS TT1:
- a CDS encoding SAM-dependent methyltransferase, translating to MSDTETAQLDPGTPNISRIYDYYLGGAYNLPADRERADRIKSVLPSMEMLARFNRGFLRRAVAFMVGQGIDQFIDLGSGLPTAGNTHEVAQALNPAAKVVYVDYEPVAAALGTRILRNNPNAVMVGADARRVEELFAHPDVRSMLDLDRPLGVLMTGVMVFVGDHEDPLGMMKAYRDTCASGSYIALTHLTDERADPEAKVQIHAMVEAYKGVIEQLYVRDQASIEALFEGMTLVEPGVTLMPDWHPRADTDIPTLSPAHSLGYGAVARVD from the coding sequence GTGTCAGATACCGAGACCGCCCAGCTGGATCCCGGGACACCCAACATCTCCCGCATCTACGACTACTACCTGGGCGGCGCCTACAACCTGCCCGCGGACCGCGAGCGCGCGGACCGGATCAAGTCGGTGCTGCCCAGCATGGAGATGCTGGCCCGGTTCAACCGCGGCTTCCTGCGCCGCGCGGTGGCGTTCATGGTCGGGCAGGGCATCGACCAGTTCATCGACCTGGGTTCCGGCCTGCCCACCGCCGGCAACACGCACGAGGTCGCACAGGCCCTCAACCCCGCGGCGAAGGTCGTGTACGTCGACTACGAGCCGGTCGCCGCCGCACTCGGCACGCGGATCCTGCGGAACAACCCCAACGCGGTGATGGTCGGCGCCGACGCCCGTCGGGTGGAGGAGCTGTTCGCCCACCCCGACGTGCGGTCCATGCTCGACCTGGACCGGCCGCTGGGCGTCCTGATGACCGGGGTGATGGTGTTCGTGGGCGACCACGAAGATCCCCTGGGGATGATGAAGGCGTACCGCGACACGTGCGCGTCCGGTAGCTACATCGCGTTGACGCACCTGACCGACGAGCGGGCGGACCCGGAGGCGAAGGTCCAGATCCACGCCATGGTCGAGGCGTACAAGGGCGTGATCGAACAGCTGTACGTCCGCGACCAGGCGTCCATCGAGGCCCTGTTCGAGGGCATGACCCTGGTCGAACCGGGAGTCACCCTGATGCCCGACTGGCACCCGCGCGCGGACACCGACATCCCCACCCTGAGCCCGGCCCACTCGCTCGGCTACGGCGCCGTGGCCCGGGTGGACTGA
- a CDS encoding 2-oxoacid:acceptor oxidoreductase subunit alpha, producing MTTDVGNGAAPGGGTPERAGAVRKLDRVVIRFAGDSGDGMQLTGDRFTSEAAAFGNDLATQPNFPAEIRAPQGTLPGVSSFQLHFADYDILTPGDRPDVLVAMNPAALKANIGDLPKGGILIVNTDEFTKRNLVKVGYAADPLEDNSLTETYQVHKVAMATLTIGALENTGLGKKDAERAKNMFALGLLSWMYHRPTEGTERFLREKFAKKPDIAEANVLAFRAGWNYGETTESFAVTYEVAPAKLNQGTYRQITGNTALAYGIVAAGQQSGLPVVLGTYPITPASDILHELSKHKNFGITTLQAEDEIAGIGAALGASYGGALGVTSTSGPGVALKSETIGLAVMTELPLIVVDVQRGGPSTGLPTKTEQADLLQAMFGRNGESPVAIVAPQSPADCFDAAMEAARIALVYRTPVLLLSDGAIANGSEPWLIPDLAELPDLSVDFATEPNAPDGTFHPYLRDPETLARPWAVPGTAGLQHRIGGLEKADGSGNISYDPANHDHMVRLRQRKIDGIEVPDVVVDDPSGEARVLVVGWGSSYGPIGAAARRVRKLGMPVAHAHLRHLNPFPRNLGEVLSRYDKVVVPEMNLGQLALLLRAKYLVDAISYTKVQGLPFKAEELQDVLADVIKGVSS from the coding sequence ATGACTACCGACGTTGGTAACGGCGCCGCGCCAGGTGGGGGCACGCCCGAGCGGGCCGGCGCGGTCCGCAAGCTCGACCGCGTGGTGATCCGGTTCGCCGGCGACTCCGGCGACGGCATGCAGCTCACGGGCGACCGGTTCACCTCGGAGGCGGCCGCGTTCGGCAACGACCTCGCGACCCAGCCGAACTTCCCCGCCGAGATCCGGGCGCCACAGGGCACGCTTCCCGGCGTCTCCAGCTTCCAGCTGCACTTCGCCGACTACGACATCCTCACCCCCGGCGACCGCCCCGACGTGCTCGTGGCGATGAACCCGGCGGCGCTCAAGGCGAACATCGGCGACCTGCCCAAGGGCGGGATCCTGATCGTCAACACCGACGAGTTCACCAAGCGCAACCTGGTGAAGGTCGGCTACGCCGCCGACCCGCTGGAGGACAACTCCCTCACCGAGACCTACCAGGTGCACAAGGTCGCGATGGCCACGCTGACCATCGGCGCCCTGGAGAACACCGGCCTGGGCAAGAAGGACGCGGAACGGGCGAAGAACATGTTCGCCCTCGGCCTGCTGTCCTGGATGTACCACCGGCCGACCGAGGGCACCGAGCGGTTCCTGCGGGAGAAGTTCGCCAAGAAGCCCGACATCGCCGAGGCCAACGTGCTGGCGTTCCGGGCGGGCTGGAACTACGGCGAGACCACCGAGTCATTCGCGGTCACCTACGAGGTCGCGCCCGCCAAGCTCAACCAGGGCACCTACCGGCAGATCACCGGCAACACCGCGCTCGCGTACGGCATCGTCGCGGCTGGTCAGCAGTCCGGGCTGCCCGTGGTGCTCGGCACCTACCCGATCACCCCGGCGTCGGACATCCTGCACGAGCTGTCCAAGCACAAGAACTTCGGCATCACGACGCTGCAGGCCGAGGACGAGATCGCGGGCATCGGCGCGGCGCTCGGCGCCTCGTACGGCGGCGCGCTCGGCGTGACGTCGACGTCCGGCCCCGGTGTGGCGCTGAAGTCGGAGACCATCGGCCTGGCCGTGATGACCGAGCTGCCGCTGATCGTCGTCGACGTGCAGCGCGGCGGCCCGTCCACCGGTCTGCCTACCAAGACCGAGCAGGCCGACCTGCTCCAGGCGATGTTCGGCCGCAACGGCGAGTCGCCGGTCGCGATCGTCGCGCCGCAGTCGCCCGCCGACTGCTTCGACGCCGCGATGGAGGCCGCCCGGATCGCGCTGGTCTACCGCACCCCGGTGCTGCTGCTGTCCGACGGCGCGATCGCCAACGGCTCCGAGCCGTGGCTGATCCCGGACCTGGCCGAGCTGCCCGACCTGTCGGTCGACTTCGCCACCGAGCCCAACGCGCCCGACGGCACGTTCCACCCGTACCTGCGCGACCCGGAGACGCTGGCCCGGCCGTGGGCGGTGCCCGGCACGGCGGGCCTCCAGCACCGCATCGGCGGCCTGGAGAAGGCCGACGGCTCCGGCAACATCTCCTACGACCCGGCCAACCACGACCACATGGTGCGGCTGCGGCAGCGCAAGATCGACGGCATCGAGGTGCCCGACGTCGTGGTGGACGACCCGTCCGGCGAGGCGCGCGTCCTCGTCGTCGGCTGGGGCTCGTCCTACGGCCCGATCGGCGCCGCCGCGCGCCGCGTGCGCAAGCTGGGGATGCCGGTGGCGCACGCCCACCTGCGGCACCTCAACCCGTTCCCGCGCAACCTCGGCGAGGTGCTGTCCCGCTACGACAAGGTCGTGGTGCCCGAGATGAACCTGGGCCAGCTGGCGCTGCTGCTGAGGGCGAAGTACCTGGTCGACGCGATCAGCTACACGAAGGTGCAGGGCCTGCCGTTCAAGGCCGAGGAGCTGCAGGACGTGCTCGCCGATGTGATCAAGGGAGTGTCCTCATGA
- the rarD gene encoding EamA family transporter RarD codes for MALGVGAYFLWGIVPAYWPLLQPAGSVEILAHRIAWSLVVMAVITAVLGRWAGIRGLSGRGWAMVTAASLLIAVNWGVYIHAVNTGHVVEAALGYFINPLVSVLLGVFVLRERLRLPQYAALAIAVAAVVVLAVDYGRLPWISLALACSFGLYGLLKKTVPLDATASLTAESLVLAPVAVGYLLWLGSTGTFHSGGWGHALLLASSGLVTAIPLIMFGAGARLVPLVTMGMLQYLAPVLQFAWGVFVMHEPMPASRWFGFALVWTALLVFTVDAIRTRRRLPLPTIP; via the coding sequence ATGGCCCTCGGCGTCGGCGCCTACTTCCTCTGGGGCATCGTGCCCGCCTACTGGCCGCTGCTCCAGCCGGCCGGGTCGGTGGAGATCCTGGCTCACCGGATCGCGTGGTCACTGGTGGTGATGGCCGTCATCACGGCCGTGCTGGGGCGCTGGGCGGGCATCCGCGGGCTGTCCGGTCGCGGGTGGGCGATGGTGACCGCCGCGTCCCTGCTCATCGCGGTGAACTGGGGCGTGTACATCCACGCGGTCAACACCGGGCACGTCGTGGAGGCCGCCCTCGGCTACTTCATCAACCCGCTGGTGAGCGTGCTGCTCGGGGTGTTCGTGCTGCGCGAGCGCTTGCGGCTGCCGCAGTACGCGGCGCTGGCCATCGCGGTGGCGGCCGTCGTGGTGCTGGCCGTCGACTACGGCAGGCTGCCGTGGATCTCGCTGGCGCTGGCCTGCTCGTTCGGCCTGTACGGGCTGCTGAAGAAGACCGTGCCGCTGGACGCGACGGCCAGCCTGACCGCGGAGAGCCTGGTGCTCGCCCCGGTCGCGGTGGGCTACCTGCTCTGGCTGGGGTCGACCGGGACGTTCCACTCGGGCGGCTGGGGGCACGCGCTGCTGCTGGCGTCGTCCGGCCTGGTCACCGCGATCCCGTTGATCATGTTCGGCGCCGGCGCCCGCCTCGTGCCGCTGGTGACCATGGGGATGCTGCAGTACCTGGCGCCCGTGCTGCAGTTCGCGTGGGGCGTGTTCGTGATGCACGAGCCGATGCCCGCGTCCCGCTGGTTCGGCTTCGCCCTGGTCTGGACCGCGCTGCTGGTCTTCACCGTCGACGCCATCCGCACCCGCCGCCGCCTCCCCCTCCCCACCATCCCCTGA
- a CDS encoding polyprenyl synthetase family protein, protein MLAEVVQDGLAEVEELLHKVVQSDFHPVMETSLHLVSAGGKRIRPLFTILSAQFGGSWDRESVIKAAAVVELTHLATLYHDDVMDEATMRRGAESANAKWDNSIAILTGDYLFAHASALVADLGTGAARIIAETFSELVTGQMRETMGPRAGEDAVAHYLTTIAEKTGSLIATAARFGAMFSDVTPEQVEALRAYGEVIGAAFQISDDVIDIASPSEESGKTPGTDLREGVKTLPMLYALEDEPESRLAKLLAAPITDDAEVDEALALLRSSSGLRRARRTLDDYAARARATLHVLPPGTARDALESVSDYVVTRSH, encoded by the coding sequence GTGCTCGCGGAGGTGGTTCAGGACGGGCTGGCCGAGGTGGAGGAGCTGCTGCACAAGGTCGTGCAGAGCGACTTCCACCCGGTGATGGAGACGTCCCTGCACCTGGTGTCCGCGGGCGGCAAGCGCATCCGACCGCTGTTCACGATCCTGTCCGCCCAGTTCGGCGGCTCCTGGGACCGGGAGAGCGTGATCAAGGCGGCGGCGGTCGTCGAGCTGACCCACCTGGCCACGCTGTACCACGACGACGTGATGGACGAGGCCACCATGCGCCGCGGCGCGGAGTCGGCCAACGCGAAGTGGGACAACAGCATCGCGATCCTGACCGGCGACTACCTGTTCGCGCACGCGTCGGCACTGGTCGCGGACCTGGGCACGGGTGCGGCGCGGATCATCGCGGAGACGTTCTCCGAGCTGGTGACCGGTCAGATGCGGGAGACGATGGGGCCGCGGGCCGGTGAGGACGCGGTCGCGCACTACCTGACCACGATCGCCGAGAAGACCGGGTCGCTGATCGCCACCGCCGCCCGGTTCGGCGCCATGTTCTCCGACGTCACGCCGGAGCAGGTGGAGGCGCTGCGGGCGTACGGCGAGGTCATCGGGGCGGCGTTCCAGATCTCCGACGACGTCATCGACATCGCGTCGCCGTCGGAGGAGTCGGGCAAGACGCCGGGCACGGACCTGCGCGAGGGCGTGAAGACGCTGCCCATGCTGTACGCGCTGGAGGACGAGCCCGAGTCGCGCCTGGCCAAGCTCCTGGCCGCGCCCATCACCGACGACGCCGAGGTCGACGAGGCCCTGGCCCTGCTGCGCTCGTCCAGCGGCCTGCGGCGCGCCCGCCGGACCCTGGACGACTACGCCGCCCGCGCCCGCGCCACCCTCCACGTCCTCCCGCCGGGCACCGCCCGCGACGCCCTCGAATCCGTGAGCGACTACGTCGTCACCCGCTCCCACTAA
- a CDS encoding enoyl-CoA hydratase — protein MAEVLLDRSDRVAVITVHDPERRNALTFDLSDQLVAAVRTCEDDPGVHAVVVTGAPPAFCAGADLTALGEARAEGLRRIYAGFLAVAGCTLPTIAAVGGAAVGAGLNLALACDVRLVGGRARFDARFLQLGIHPGGGMTWMLQRLVGPQTATAMTLFGQVLDADAAVAAGLALTRVDGGHDDLVAAAVDLARPTTEASRDLVRTIKASMRATAALTDHAEAVDVELAPQVASIGTPEFQARLAAMKARISGRA, from the coding sequence ATGGCCGAAGTGCTCCTGGACCGCTCCGACCGCGTGGCGGTCATCACCGTGCACGACCCCGAACGCCGCAACGCGCTCACGTTCGACCTCTCCGACCAGCTCGTGGCGGCCGTGCGGACCTGCGAGGACGACCCGGGCGTGCACGCCGTCGTGGTCACCGGCGCGCCACCGGCGTTCTGCGCGGGCGCGGACCTGACGGCCCTCGGCGAGGCCAGGGCGGAGGGCCTGCGACGCATCTACGCCGGGTTCCTCGCGGTGGCGGGCTGCACCCTGCCCACGATCGCGGCGGTCGGCGGCGCGGCGGTCGGCGCGGGGCTCAACCTGGCCCTGGCCTGCGACGTGCGGCTGGTCGGCGGCAGGGCGCGGTTCGACGCGCGGTTCCTGCAGCTCGGCATCCACCCCGGCGGTGGCATGACGTGGATGCTGCAACGCCTCGTCGGACCCCAGACTGCGACCGCGATGACGCTGTTCGGGCAGGTCCTGGACGCCGACGCGGCGGTGGCCGCCGGGCTGGCCCTGACCCGCGTCGACGGCGGGCACGACGACCTGGTCGCCGCCGCGGTCGACCTCGCCCGGCCGACCACCGAAGCGTCGCGCGACCTGGTCCGAACCATCAAGGCGTCCATGCGCGCGACCGCCGCGCTGACCGACCACGCCGAGGCCGTGGACGTCGAGCTGGCGCCGCAGGTGGCCTCGATCGGGACGCCGGAGTTCCAAGCCCGGCTGGCCGCGATGAAGGCCAGGATCAGCGGCCGGGCGTGA
- the nuoN gene encoding NADH-quinone oxidoreductase subunit NuoN, whose protein sequence is MTTFLSQVERLQAPEIDYAAVAPLLIVLGAACLSVLFEAFLPKSQRWASQVGLTLVALAAAGGLLVLYASAESTPDQGKLTFSGAIGVDQPVLFLWGTLLLLGLGSVLLIADRSVEPGGAFVADASILPGAAVGVREQLRRREMQTEVFPLTLFALGGMMTFVAANDLLTMFIALEVLSLPLYLMCGLARRRRLLSQEAAVKYFLLGAFASAFFLYGVALLYGFAGSVKLADIAAATTATDRSDTLLYAGFGLLVVGLLFKASVGPFHAWTPDVYQGSPTPVTAFMAACTKVAAFGGILRVLHGAFEGSSWEWNGVLWGVAIASMVIGAVLGLTQTDVKRMIAYSSVAHAGFLLIGAISLNDQGLSGTMFYLMAYGFTTIAAFGIVSLVRNGDGEATHLSQWAGLAKRSPVVAGVFTFLLLALAGLPLTSGFVGKFVVFAAAVEAEMVPLVVIALVASAVAAFFYLRVIVLMYFSEPAADGPTVSVPGAFTTVAITLGAAITLVLGVYPSFALDWAGAGAFIF, encoded by the coding sequence GTGACGACGTTCCTCTCGCAAGTGGAGCGGCTGCAGGCCCCGGAGATCGACTACGCGGCCGTCGCACCGTTGCTGATCGTGCTCGGCGCGGCCTGCCTCAGCGTGCTGTTCGAGGCGTTCCTGCCCAAGTCGCAGCGGTGGGCGAGCCAGGTCGGGCTGACCCTGGTCGCGCTGGCCGCCGCCGGTGGCCTGCTGGTGCTCTACGCGTCCGCGGAGAGCACCCCGGACCAGGGCAAGCTGACCTTCTCGGGCGCCATCGGGGTCGACCAGCCGGTGCTGTTCCTGTGGGGCACGCTGCTGCTGCTCGGCCTCGGCTCGGTGCTGCTCATCGCGGACCGGTCGGTCGAGCCGGGCGGCGCGTTCGTCGCGGACGCCTCGATCCTGCCCGGTGCGGCGGTCGGCGTGCGCGAGCAGCTGCGCCGGCGGGAGATGCAGACCGAGGTCTTCCCGCTGACGCTGTTCGCGCTCGGCGGCATGATGACCTTCGTCGCGGCGAACGACCTGCTCACCATGTTCATCGCGCTGGAAGTGCTGTCGCTGCCGCTGTACCTGATGTGCGGCCTGGCCCGCCGTCGCCGCCTGCTGTCGCAGGAGGCCGCGGTGAAGTACTTCCTGCTCGGCGCGTTCGCGTCGGCGTTCTTCCTGTACGGCGTCGCCCTGCTGTACGGCTTCGCGGGCTCGGTGAAGCTGGCCGACATCGCCGCCGCCACCACGGCCACCGACCGGTCCGACACGCTGCTCTACGCGGGCTTCGGCCTGCTCGTCGTCGGCCTGCTGTTCAAGGCCTCGGTCGGCCCGTTCCACGCCTGGACGCCGGACGTCTACCAGGGCTCGCCGACGCCGGTGACGGCGTTCATGGCGGCTTGCACGAAGGTGGCGGCGTTCGGCGGCATCCTGCGCGTGCTCCACGGCGCGTTCGAGGGTTCGAGCTGGGAGTGGAACGGCGTCCTGTGGGGCGTGGCCATCGCGTCCATGGTGATCGGCGCGGTGCTCGGCCTCACCCAGACCGACGTGAAGCGGATGATCGCGTACTCGTCGGTCGCGCACGCGGGCTTCCTGCTGATCGGCGCGATCTCGCTGAACGACCAGGGCCTGTCCGGCACGATGTTCTACCTCATGGCGTACGGCTTCACCACGATCGCCGCGTTCGGCATCGTCAGCCTGGTCCGCAACGGCGACGGCGAGGCCACCCACCTGTCCCAATGGGCGGGTCTGGCCAAGCGGTCGCCGGTGGTGGCGGGCGTGTTCACGTTCCTGCTGCTCGCGCTCGCCGGCCTGCCGCTGACCAGCGGTTTCGTCGGCAAGTTCGTGGTGTTCGCGGCGGCCGTGGAGGCCGAGATGGTGCCGCTGGTGGTGATCGCCCTGGTCGCGAGCGCGGTGGCGGCGTTCTTCTACCTGCGGGTGATCGTGCTGATGTACTTCAGCGAGCCCGCGGCCGACGGCCCGACGGTGAGCGTGCCCGGCGCGTTCACCACGGTGGCCATCACCCTCGGCGCCGCGATCACGCTCGTGCTCGGCGTGTACCCGTCGTTCGCCCTCGATTGGGCGGGTGCCGGCGCGTTCATCTTCTAG
- a CDS encoding 2-oxoacid:ferredoxin oxidoreductase subunit beta, producing MTATELGLPTVGGLVGVPTADEPQKAKDYKSDQEVRWCPGCGDYVVLNAVQSFLPTLGLKRENIVFVSGIGCSSRFPYYMNTYGMHSIHGRAPAIATGLAVARPDLSVWVVTGDGDALSIGGNHLIHTLRRNVNLKILLFNNRIYGLTKGQYSPTSEEGKVTKSTPLGSLDHPFNPVSLALGAEATFVGRAVDSDRAGLTEVLRQAAEHRGSALVEIYQNCPIFNDGAFDVLKDSDEAARRIIDVVDGQPITFGNGEYAVVREGFGLAVAKTADVAPQDVVVHDASDLNLAFALSRLSTQDLQHTVTGVFRNVARTTYDDAARAQVEQAKAAKPADLRALLHGKDTWTVTG from the coding sequence ATGACCGCGACCGAGCTGGGGCTGCCCACCGTGGGTGGACTGGTCGGCGTGCCCACGGCGGACGAGCCGCAGAAGGCCAAGGACTACAAGTCGGACCAGGAGGTCCGCTGGTGCCCCGGCTGCGGCGATTACGTGGTGCTCAACGCCGTGCAGTCCTTCCTGCCCACGCTGGGGCTCAAGCGCGAGAACATCGTGTTCGTCTCGGGGATCGGCTGCTCGTCGCGGTTCCCGTACTACATGAACACCTACGGCATGCACTCGATCCACGGGCGCGCGCCGGCCATCGCGACCGGCCTGGCCGTGGCCCGGCCGGACCTGTCGGTGTGGGTCGTCACCGGTGACGGCGACGCGCTGTCCATCGGCGGCAACCACCTGATCCACACGCTGCGCCGCAACGTCAACCTGAAGATCCTGCTGTTCAACAACCGGATCTACGGCCTGACCAAGGGCCAGTACTCGCCCACCTCCGAGGAGGGCAAGGTCACCAAGTCGACCCCGCTCGGCTCGCTGGACCACCCGTTCAACCCGGTGTCGCTGGCGCTGGGCGCGGAGGCCACGTTCGTCGGGCGCGCGGTCGACTCGGACCGGGCGGGCCTGACCGAGGTGCTGCGGCAGGCCGCCGAGCACCGCGGGTCGGCGCTGGTGGAGATCTACCAGAACTGCCCGATCTTCAACGACGGCGCGTTCGACGTGCTCAAGGACTCCGACGAGGCCGCCCGCCGGATCATCGACGTGGTCGACGGGCAGCCGATCACGTTCGGCAACGGCGAGTACGCCGTGGTCCGGGAGGGCTTCGGCCTGGCCGTGGCCAAGACCGCGGACGTCGCGCCGCAGGACGTCGTGGTGCACGACGCGTCGGACCTGAACCTGGCGTTCGCGCTGTCGCGGCTGTCGACGCAGGACCTCCAGCACACCGTCACCGGCGTGTTCCGCAACGTCGCGCGCACCACGTACGACGACGCGGCGCGGGCGCAGGTGGAGCAGGCCAAGGCGGCCAAGCCCGCCGACCTGCGCGCGCTGCTGCACGGCAAGGACACCTGGACCGTGACCGGCTGA
- a CDS encoding NADH-quinone oxidoreductase subunit M, with product MSWTLIALLLLPLVGSLVVAFLRGNDRLAKTVALAFSLAELVLAVLAWTAFDPGGDRLQLTSSAEWIPAFGVHLSFGVDGISLVMIALIAFLVPIVIGGSWADKLPEGRSAGGFFALLLAMQTGMVGVFAATDVFVFYVFFEAVLVPMYFLIGRFGGPNRQYAAMKFFLYSLLGGLIMLASVVGLYVVSADKLGQGTLDWATLVTVTRDLPLSTQIWLFLGFFVAFAIKAPLVPLHTWLPDAGAEAPVGAGVLLVGILDKIGTFGFLRYCLPLFPAASKELAPLVLVLAVIGILYGSLLAVGQSDMKRFVAYTSIAHFGFIALGIFAFSSQAGTGAVLYMVNHGISTGMLFLVVGMVMARGGSRLIEDYGGMAKLTPVLGGLFFVAGLSSLALPGTNSFVSEFLVLVGSYPNEPVYTVLATIGMVLAALYVLWLYQRVFQGPVRGNALVGLAGGPGAAVDPEKAPVPDLNKRELAVLAPLVALILVLGFYPKPVLDVITPSVGATLSEVGVADPVAQEGK from the coding sequence GTGAGCTGGACGCTGATCGCGCTGCTCCTGCTGCCGCTCGTCGGCAGCCTGGTGGTGGCGTTCCTGCGGGGCAACGACCGGTTGGCCAAGACGGTCGCGCTGGCGTTCTCGCTGGCGGAGCTGGTGCTGGCGGTGCTGGCGTGGACGGCGTTCGACCCGGGCGGCGACCGGCTGCAGCTGACCAGCTCGGCCGAGTGGATCCCGGCCTTCGGCGTGCACCTGTCGTTCGGCGTGGACGGCATCTCGCTGGTGATGATCGCGCTGATCGCGTTCCTGGTGCCGATCGTCATCGGGGGCTCGTGGGCGGACAAGCTGCCCGAGGGCCGCAGCGCCGGCGGGTTCTTCGCGCTGCTGCTGGCCATGCAGACCGGCATGGTCGGCGTCTTCGCGGCCACCGACGTGTTCGTGTTCTACGTGTTCTTCGAGGCCGTGCTGGTCCCGATGTACTTCCTGATCGGCCGGTTCGGCGGGCCGAACCGGCAGTACGCGGCGATGAAGTTCTTCCTGTACTCGCTGCTCGGCGGCCTGATCATGCTGGCCTCGGTGGTCGGCCTGTACGTGGTCAGCGCGGACAAGCTCGGCCAGGGCACGCTCGACTGGGCCACGCTGGTCACGGTCACCCGCGACCTGCCGCTGTCCACCCAGATCTGGCTGTTCCTCGGCTTCTTCGTCGCGTTCGCGATCAAGGCGCCGCTGGTGCCGCTGCACACGTGGCTGCCGGACGCCGGCGCCGAAGCGCCGGTCGGCGCGGGCGTGCTGCTGGTCGGCATCCTGGACAAGATCGGCACGTTCGGCTTCCTGCGCTACTGCCTGCCGCTGTTCCCGGCGGCCAGCAAGGAGCTCGCGCCGCTGGTGCTGGTCCTGGCCGTGATCGGCATCCTGTACGGCTCGCTGCTCGCCGTCGGCCAGTCCGACATGAAGCGGTTCGTGGCCTACACCTCGATCGCGCACTTCGGCTTCATCGCGCTGGGCATCTTCGCGTTCAGCTCGCAGGCCGGCACGGGCGCGGTGCTCTACATGGTCAACCACGGCATCTCGACCGGCATGCTGTTCCTGGTCGTCGGCATGGTGATGGCCCGCGGCGGCTCCCGCCTGATCGAGGACTACGGCGGCATGGCCAAGCTGACCCCGGTGCTCGGCGGGCTGTTCTTCGTGGCCGGCCTGTCGTCGCTGGCGCTGCCCGGCACCAACTCGTTCGTGAGCGAGTTCCTGGTGCTCGTCGGGTCCTACCCGAACGAGCCGGTCTACACCGTGCTGGCCACCATCGGCATGGTGCTGGCCGCGCTGTACGTCCTGTGGCTGTACCAGCGGGTGTTCCAGGGCCCGGTGCGCGGCAACGCGCTGGTCGGCCTCGCCGGCGGTCCCGGTGCGGCGGTCGACCCGGAGAAGGCCCCGGTGCCCGACCTGAACAAGCGCGAACTGGCCGTGCTCGCGCCGCTGGTGGCGTTGATCTTGGTGCTCGGCTTCTACCCGAAGCCGGTGTTGGACGTGATCACCCCGTCCGTCGGGGCGACGCTCAGCGAGGTCGGGGTGGCCGACCCGGTCGCGCAGGAAGGCAAGTGA
- the ddaH gene encoding dimethylargininase, translated as MRVPTTRRYLMCPPAHFTVEYAINPWMDPTQPISTPLAMEQWTALKETYERLGHRVDLIEPAPGLPDMVFSANSGTVIDGRVLGSRFRAPQRAAEADHFRRWFLANGYRDVVMPERTNEAEGDFTWTGKYLLAGTGFRTDPLAHSEAQEVLGVPVISLQLTDPRYYHLDVALFVLADDLIAYYPEAFSPGSREVLRRLFPDAVIATAEDAACLGLNAVSDGRHVVLPVEATALAEQVSQRGFEPVFVDISELRKSGGGPKCCTMEIRD; from the coding sequence ATGCGCGTGCCGACCACCCGTCGGTACCTCATGTGCCCGCCCGCGCACTTCACGGTGGAGTACGCGATCAACCCGTGGATGGACCCCACGCAACCGATCAGCACGCCGCTGGCCATGGAGCAGTGGACGGCCCTGAAGGAGACCTACGAGCGCCTCGGCCACCGGGTCGACCTGATCGAGCCCGCGCCGGGCCTGCCGGACATGGTCTTCTCGGCCAACTCCGGCACCGTGATCGACGGCCGGGTCCTGGGCTCCCGCTTCCGCGCCCCCCAGCGCGCCGCCGAAGCCGACCACTTCCGCCGCTGGTTCCTCGCCAACGGCTACCGCGACGTCGTGATGCCCGAGCGCACGAACGAGGCCGAGGGCGACTTCACGTGGACCGGGAAGTACCTGCTCGCCGGCACGGGCTTCCGCACGGACCCCCTGGCCCACTCGGAGGCGCAGGAGGTGCTGGGCGTCCCGGTCATCTCGCTGCAGCTGACCGACCCCCGCTACTACCACCTCGACGTGGCCCTGTTCGTCCTGGCCGACGACCTGATCGCGTACTACCCGGAGGCGTTCTCACCGGGCAGCCGCGAGGTCCTGCGCAGGCTGTTCCCCGACGCCGTCATCGCGACCGCCGAGGACGCCGCCTGCCTGGGCCTGAACGCCGTCTCCGACGGGCGGCACGTGGTCCTGCCGGTGGAGGCCACGGCGCTGGCCGAGCAGGTGTCCCAGCGCGGCTTCGAGCCCGTCTTCGTGGACATCTCGGAACTGCGCAAGTCCGGCGGCGGCCCGAAGTGCTGCACGATGGAGATCCGGGACTGA
- a CDS encoding Lrp/AsnC family transcriptional regulator, whose amino-acid sequence MDSIDQRIISRLMANARSSYADIGKEVGLSAPAVKRRVDKLLDTGVLRGFTAVVDPEQLGWGTEAFVEVHCRGNVAPHDIQQRLETMAEVRAAYTVSGAADAIVHLRAANIHHLETALERLRAVEIIDRTVSTVVLSRLLDRPPAP is encoded by the coding sequence GTGGACTCGATCGACCAGCGAATCATTTCGCGCCTGATGGCCAACGCCCGCTCCAGCTACGCCGACATCGGCAAGGAGGTGGGCCTGTCCGCTCCCGCGGTGAAGCGGCGGGTGGACAAACTGCTGGACACGGGCGTGCTGCGCGGCTTCACGGCCGTGGTGGACCCGGAGCAGCTCGGCTGGGGCACGGAGGCGTTCGTGGAGGTGCACTGCCGCGGCAACGTGGCGCCGCACGACATCCAGCAGCGCCTGGAGACGATGGCCGAGGTCCGGGCCGCCTACACCGTCTCCGGGGCGGCGGACGCGATAGTGCACCTGCGCGCGGCCAACATCCACCACCTGGAGACTGCGCTGGAACGGCTGCGCGCCGTCGAGATCATCGACCGCACCGTGTCCACCGTCGTCCTGTCCCGCCTCTTGGACCGTCCACCGGCCCCCTAG